The following DNA comes from Teredinibacter haidensis.
GCTCTAAGTGCTCAGGCGCTATATAATTCGCCAGCTCAACCGCTTCCTTCATATCGCTAACCGCAATTAACGCTCCCCGGTTTTTCAGCGACACGGAAGCAATCTCTGCCCGCTCTAGTGTCGGTAACAATGTTTCAATACTTTGATAAACCTTATCCAGGTAGTCGGCATCAGGACAGATGAGTATCGATTGAGCATCTTCATCGTGCTCGGCCTGAGAAAATAAATCCATCGCAACCCAGTCGGGGTCGGTTTTGCCATCACAGACAATTAGTATTTCCGATGGCCCCGCGATCATATCGATATCCACTGTACCGAACACCTGACGCTTAGCCATGGCCACATAAATATTACCCGGACCAACGATTTTATCCACTTTGGGAATTGTCTCAGTGCCGTAAGCCAAAGCACCTATCGCTTGCGCCCCCCCAATAGTAGCTACGCGGGAAACACCGGCAACTGCGGCAGCAGCCAAAACAATATCGTTCAACTCGCCGCCGGGCGTAGGGGTGACCAATACCACTTCTGGCACGCCAGCTACCTTTGCGGGAATCGCAGCCATTAAAACGGAAGACGGGTACGCAGCCTTGCCGCCGGGGGCGTATAAACCCACGCGATCCAGTGGAGTCACTTTTTGCCCGAGTACGTTGCCGTTATCTTCGGTGTAACGCCACGATTCCTGCTTCTGATGCAGGTGATATTTTTCGATTCGCTCTGCCGCCAACCACAGAGCATCGGCCTGCGCTTTGGGTATGCGGGCCAGAGCATCTTTTAATTGCGAACTTTCGATAATAAATTCTGAGGCATGCTCCACCTCTCGATGATCAAACCGATTGGTAAACTCCACCAACGCAGCATCACCCTCGGTCCGAATTCGCGCGAGAATATCACTTACCACATTGTTTACGTCGTTATTAACCGACTCTTCCCAACGCAGCAAACTGCGAATGCGTGCGCTGAAATCGGTATCGGTTGAATTCAATCGGTTGATCAACATTTTTCTTCCAAGTCCTTAAGCCGTTATGCCGCCAAGCGCTCTCTGACAGCCGTACCAACCGCATCGATAAGCGCTTCAATTTCTTTGTGCTTCATTTTCATTGAAGCTTTATTCACAATCAGGCGGGAACTGATATCACCAATCACATCCCTTGGTTCCAGGCCATTCGCCCTCAGCGTATTGCCGGTATCCACAATGTCGACAATTTCATCACACAGATTCATTACCGGAGCCAGCTCCATCGCACCATACAGTTTAATAATGTCGGCCTGACGGCCCTGCTCTGCATAATAGCGCTTGGCCAAGTTTACATATTTTGTTGCCACACGAATGCGACCGGGTTTAAGCGTTTCACCTTTCATACCCGCAGTCATCATTTTACATTTAGCAATATGGAGGTCTAAAGGCTCGTAATAGCTTTTGCTGTTGTGCTCTATCAAGGTATCTTTGCCGGAAACACCAACATCGGCCGCACCAAATTCTACGTAGGTGGGAACATCAATACCTCGTAAAATTAACAGGCGAACATTTTGCGAAGTGGTTTCAAAAATCAATTTGCGACTTTTTTGAATATCTTCCAAAGGCTCAATACCCGCCGCCGCAAACAGCGGTAGTGTTTCCTCGAGTATACGTCCTTTGGTCAGAGCAATGGTCAATGGCGACATTTGTCTTTACCTATTTGTCTTCACTTTAATTAACCGGGCACGCGTCGTATATCGACACCCAGTTGCTGCAATTTTTCTTCAATACATTCGTAACCGCGATCAATATGGTAGATACGATCTACCACGGTTTCACCTTCGGCCACCATCGCGGCAATCACCAGGCTGGCAGAAGCTCGCAAATCGGACGCCATAACCGGTGCACCCTTAAGCTTCTCTACGCCGGTAATCAGGGCAGTATTGCCTTCGAGCGTTATATTGGCGCCCATTCGGTTCAACTCATGGACTTGGATCAAACGGTTTTCAAAAATACTTTCGGTAACCGCACCAGTCCCTTCTGCTATGGCGTTCATTGCTGTGAACTGCGCTTGCATATCTGTCGGAAACGCTGGGTAAGGTGCCGTGCGCAGGCTAACCGCTTTCGGGCGCTTGCCCTTCATATCCAGAGAGATGGTGTTTTCACAAACCTCGACCTCCGCACCGGCTTCTTCCAGCTTTTGAATGACCGATGTCAGAATATCCGCGCGAGTACCGCGTAACTTTATCGAACCACCTGTAGCCGCTGCGGCAACGAGGTAGGTGCCAATTTCAATGCGGTCAGGCATCACCGTGTAGGTACAGCCGTGCAGCTCTTTTACACCTTCAATTCTGATAGTGCCAGAGCCGATGCCGCTGATTTTCGCTCCCATGGCCACTAGGCATTCAGCCAAGTCCACCACTTCCGGCTCACGAGCCGCATTTTCGAGAATTGTTACGCCATCGGCCAAAGCCGCCGCCATCAGCAGGTTTTCCGTTGCACCCACGCTAACCTTATCCATGGCGAAACGCGCGCCTTTCAAACCATTGGGCGCCCGGGCTCGAATGTAGCCCCCGTCCACTTCAATCTCTGCACCCATGGCTTCCAGCCCTCGCAGATGGATATCCACCGGCCGACTACCAATGGCACAACCACCGGGGAAGGACACATCGGCCTTGCCGAATTTGGCCAAAGTCGGTCCCAAAACCAAAATAGAAGCGCGCATGGTCTTTACCAGCTCGTAAGGTGCTTCGTAATCGGTCAGAGTCGTCGGATCAACTTCAACACACATTTTCTCGTTAATGGTGATCCCCACCCCCATACAGCGCAGCAACGCGAGCATGGTAGTAATGTCGTTAAGGTGCGGCAAGTTGCAAATATTCATTGGCTCACTGGCCAGAAGTGTTGCCGCCAAAATAGGCAAGCCCGAGTTTTTGGACCCGGAAATACGTATTTCGCCGCGAATACGAGCGCCACCCTGAATAATCAATTTATCCATTAGAAAGTCTTTTTAGGTGTTTTGAGCGGCCCACTGAGCCGGTGTGAAGGTTTTCATCTGCACGGCATGAACATCACCACTGGAGATGGCATCATTCAGCACACTGTATACCAGCTGCTGCTTTTTAACCGGAGTTAAGCCTTCGAATGCGGGGCTGATAACAACAATCGCAATATGGCGACCATCATCAGTGGTAACTTGTACTTGGGCATCATCAATGGACGATTCCAGAAGGGATTGTATTTCTGCGGGCTGCATGGATTGGGCCTTTATCAAAAGTCAAAAACTACACGTTGGAGTTGCGCCGCTATGGACACCACTCAAAAAGGCCGCCATTTTAATCAAAAAGCGGGTGCTTAGCACCCGCTATTCCTGAATAGGGCTATTTAGGACTTACCAGGGGCTTTGGCCCAGCTGGCAATTGCCGCATCAAGATTGCCACCGCTCTCTTTCACGCTCTGCGCAAACTGACTGCGGAAAGTCTTGCCCAGGTTCACACCGTCGAGCACCAAATTCAGCACTTTCCATTGCCCGGATTTACCCAAGCCGAGTGAATAAACAATGTAATTGACGCTGTCAGGGCTGGTAACTTTTTGCACAATACTCGCTTTTGTCTTGGTGATTTTGCTCTCTTCCTTCAACAGTTCAATACCAAAATCCATGTTCTGCGACATACCTTTGGCATAAGTTTCCACCAAACTACGACGAAACACGACTAAAAACTGTTCCTGTTGTGCGTCTGTCGCCTGCTCCCAATAGGTATCTCCCATCACATTTTTAGCAATAAAGCTAAAACCTACCATGGGCTCCAATACTGTTTCGATATTGCTGTAGAAACCTTCCGGGTCAGCCTTAAGCTTGTCCTGCTGAGTCCGCGCAATATCCAATAACTGGTTGGTAAGCGACTCAACAACAGCCCCTGGCTCAGCACTGCTCTCATCTGCTTGAACACCTTGAACAAGAGCCAAAAGAAAAAACAGGCTCGCGAGTATTTTTTTTGCCCATCCAGACAACGAAAATACCCAATGACCTAAACGAGCACACAATACTTCCACGGTAAATCTCCTTAATAGTGAAAAATAGACAACACCTGAGTAACGAAAAACAGTCGCCGCAGGTAACAAAACAGATAATAGCAATAGAAAGCTGAATATACGTTTAACGCGTATGCGCACAATGTGTTTGCACTGTACTAACGGGCCACTATAAGATTGCGGCCTTTCAATGTCGCTGATGCAGACCGCCATTTTAGAGAATCCACCGAAGCGAAAACAGCGCTTTTTCTCTTTTGTAACATATTGAAACACGAGACACCTTATTTATGCTCGACTCCATTCCGGTAATCGCTCAGGTTATCGCCTCCATTTTGGTTGGTTTTGCCGGTCTAATCTGGAGTGCCGACCGTTTTGTTGGCGGGGCTGCATCCCTGGCAAAATTCTTCGGTGTTACCCCCCTGATTATCGGTTTA
Coding sequences within:
- the hisD gene encoding histidinol dehydrogenase, which encodes MLINRLNSTDTDFSARIRSLLRWEESVNNDVNNVVSDILARIRTEGDAALVEFTNRFDHREVEHASEFIIESSQLKDALARIPKAQADALWLAAERIEKYHLHQKQESWRYTEDNGNVLGQKVTPLDRVGLYAPGGKAAYPSSVLMAAIPAKVAGVPEVVLVTPTPGGELNDIVLAAAAVAGVSRVATIGGAQAIGALAYGTETIPKVDKIVGPGNIYVAMAKRQVFGTVDIDMIAGPSEILIVCDGKTDPDWVAMDLFSQAEHDEDAQSILICPDADYLDKVYQSIETLLPTLERAEIASVSLKNRGALIAVSDMKEAVELANYIAPEHLELSVDDPEALLPDIRHAGAIFMGRHTSESLGDYCAGPNHVLPTSGTARFSSPLGVYDYVKRSSIIYCSPQGASELGKVASTLARGEKLEAHARSAEYRIK
- the hisG gene encoding ATP phosphoribosyltransferase, which translates into the protein MSPLTIALTKGRILEETLPLFAAAGIEPLEDIQKSRKLIFETTSQNVRLLILRGIDVPTYVEFGAADVGVSGKDTLIEHNSKSYYEPLDLHIAKCKMMTAGMKGETLKPGRIRVATKYVNLAKRYYAEQGRQADIIKLYGAMELAPVMNLCDEIVDIVDTGNTLRANGLEPRDVIGDISSRLIVNKASMKMKHKEIEALIDAVGTAVRERLAA
- the murA gene encoding UDP-N-acetylglucosamine 1-carboxyvinyltransferase → MDKLIIQGGARIRGEIRISGSKNSGLPILAATLLASEPMNICNLPHLNDITTMLALLRCMGVGITINEKMCVEVDPTTLTDYEAPYELVKTMRASILVLGPTLAKFGKADVSFPGGCAIGSRPVDIHLRGLEAMGAEIEVDGGYIRARAPNGLKGARFAMDKVSVGATENLLMAAALADGVTILENAAREPEVVDLAECLVAMGAKISGIGSGTIRIEGVKELHGCTYTVMPDRIEIGTYLVAAAATGGSIKLRGTRADILTSVIQKLEEAGAEVEVCENTISLDMKGKRPKAVSLRTAPYPAFPTDMQAQFTAMNAIAEGTGAVTESIFENRLIQVHELNRMGANITLEGNTALITGVEKLKGAPVMASDLRASASLVIAAMVAEGETVVDRIYHIDRGYECIEEKLQQLGVDIRRVPG
- a CDS encoding BolA family protein; translated protein: MQPAEIQSLLESSIDDAQVQVTTDDGRHIAIVVISPAFEGLTPVKKQQLVYSVLNDAISSGDVHAVQMKTFTPAQWAAQNT
- a CDS encoding MlaC/ttg2D family ABC transporter substrate-binding protein, whose product is MEVLCARLGHWVFSLSGWAKKILASLFFLLALVQGVQADESSAEPGAVVESLTNQLLDIARTQQDKLKADPEGFYSNIETVLEPMVGFSFIAKNVMGDTYWEQATDAQQEQFLVVFRRSLVETYAKGMSQNMDFGIELLKEESKITKTKASIVQKVTSPDSVNYIVYSLGLGKSGQWKVLNLVLDGVNLGKTFRSQFAQSVKESGGNLDAAIASWAKAPGKS